A DNA window from Nitrospiria bacterium contains the following coding sequences:
- a CDS encoding cytochrome ubiquinol oxidase subunit I, with protein sequence MKAMSRRVRVWSLISLGAVAMMLLVSLVMPLLSTPVMADDATKAVTDTAPKVEMAKDIYYKKEGPVSGQPAPELKASDYPSYNLPYPLSENRVIIWSVAQQHLYFGSFVLAVPIFCMIIELVGLMVKDPVMAKKYDDLAHLMVKISLTAYSVTAILGGLLIFSFITLYPDFFKYLSSLFKPVMHIYALLFLAESGTLYLYYYGWDRMASGFAKWVHASMGVLLNVFGSVLMMLANSWASFMMSPAGVDEKGRYLGNLWAVLHNALWNPLNVHRIIGNMVFGGGIVAAYAAYKFLSAKNQEEKAYYDWMGYIAMFMAVGALIPLPFAGYWLMREVYGFRQQMGITLMGGLLAWLFIIQAVLIGALFFSTNYYLFNGMERMRGAERYQKYIKYILFLTTAAFLVWLTPHTLVMRPAELKAIGGQQHPVIGNFGVMSAKNGAVNTMIMTTIISFLMYQRSNKIITVKWETWGNAALVMMFAVALVNNWWVAIYGYFIPANVRVGLSVPQVVGTLTTLFVGSAINIAMMRGSKLTGPIEWGKISVRSQYALFSLAVSFTWLMALMGYIRSSVRLFWHVMEVFRDNSPWAFTHTIGFAANMMSLNVMAFWLFVLFVFWLGELTSKHAVAEARKEIAKKPAMAGGSE encoded by the coding sequence ATGAAGGCAATGAGCAGAAGAGTCCGGGTCTGGTCCCTGATCTCGCTGGGGGCCGTGGCGATGATGTTGTTGGTCTCACTTGTTATGCCACTTCTTTCAACTCCTGTGATGGCTGATGACGCGACCAAAGCCGTGACCGATACCGCGCCGAAGGTCGAGATGGCCAAGGATATATATTACAAGAAAGAAGGTCCCGTATCCGGCCAGCCCGCTCCCGAATTGAAAGCCTCCGATTATCCGAGTTATAACCTCCCTTATCCCCTCAGCGAAAATAGAGTCATCATCTGGTCGGTCGCACAACAGCACCTCTATTTCGGGAGCTTTGTCCTGGCGGTTCCGATCTTCTGCATGATCATCGAGCTGGTCGGGTTGATGGTGAAGGACCCTGTGATGGCCAAGAAATATGATGATCTGGCCCATCTGATGGTCAAAATCAGCCTCACCGCGTATTCCGTCACAGCGATACTCGGTGGATTACTCATCTTCAGTTTTATAACCCTCTATCCTGATTTCTTTAAATATCTTTCCTCCCTTTTCAAGCCCGTGATGCACATCTATGCCCTTTTGTTCCTGGCCGAGAGCGGCACCCTGTACCTCTATTACTACGGATGGGACCGGATGGCCAGCGGTTTCGCAAAATGGGTGCATGCCAGCATGGGCGTGTTGCTCAACGTATTTGGATCGGTCCTGATGATGCTGGCCAATTCATGGGCAAGCTTCATGATGTCTCCGGCGGGAGTGGATGAAAAGGGTCGGTATTTGGGAAATCTCTGGGCGGTTCTGCACAATGCGCTGTGGAACCCCCTCAATGTCCACCGGATCATCGGAAATATGGTGTTCGGCGGCGGAATCGTCGCGGCCTACGCGGCCTACAAATTCCTTTCAGCCAAAAACCAGGAAGAAAAGGCTTATTACGATTGGATGGGGTACATCGCGATGTTCATGGCGGTCGGGGCGTTGATTCCCCTGCCTTTCGCCGGTTACTGGCTTATGCGCGAAGTGTACGGCTTCCGTCAACAGATGGGCATCACGTTGATGGGCGGTTTGCTGGCCTGGTTGTTCATCATCCAGGCCGTGCTGATCGGCGCGCTGTTCTTTTCGACCAACTATTATCTGTTCAACGGCATGGAACGGATGAGGGGCGCGGAGCGGTACCAAAAATATATCAAGTATATCCTTTTCCTCACGACGGCGGCCTTCCTGGTCTGGTTGACACCCCATACCTTGGTGATGCGCCCGGCCGAGTTGAAAGCCATCGGCGGCCAGCAGCATCCCGTGATCGGAAACTTCGGCGTGATGTCGGCCAAGAACGGGGCCGTGAACACCATGATCATGACCACGATCATTTCCTTCCTGATGTATCAACGGAGCAATAAAATTATAACGGTAAAATGGGAGACTTGGGGCAACGCGGCCCTGGTGATGATGTTTGCGGTGGCCCTAGTAAACAACTGGTGGGTCGCGATCTATGGATATTTTATTCCCGCAAACGTGCGTGTCGGCCTTTCGGTGCCACAAGTGGTCGGAACCTTGACCACCTTGTTTGTGGGTAGCGCGATCAACATCGCGATGATGAGGGGGTCCAAGTTGACCGGTCCGATCGAGTGGGGCAAAATATCGGTCCGCTCTCAATACGCGTTGTTCTCTCTGGCTGTCTCCTTCACATGGTTGATGGCCTTGATGGGATATATTCGATCCTCGGTGCGCTTGTTCTGGCATGTGATGGAGGTGTTTCGGGATAACTCCCCGTGGGCCTTTACTCACACGATCGGGTTTGCGGCCAACATGATGTCATTGAATGTAATGGCCTTCTGGTTGTTTGTGCTGTTTGTGTTCTGGCTGGGCGAACTGACCTCAAAACATGCTGTTGCCGAGGCGAGGAAGGAAATCGCCAAGAAACCCGCAATGGCCGGGGGTTCGGAGTAA
- a CDS encoding SUMF1/EgtB/PvdO family nonheme iron enzyme, whose translation MKKDAFYYGSLIAFAAFILMIVIFIYEAWKTSRSDSKNQGIPVDQTQKGKSGFQDFSRYKTIPTEDGSEMVLIPEGPFQMGSPASGGDLDEMPQHPVYLPAFYIDQKEVTQAQFSKFSVATQYPKPVVPVFQEDLSLITKPELPVVGVSWNTAQDYCQWAEKRLPTEAEWEKAAGGDQSFRWPWGNDFVEKAANLAGEEDGYKFLAPPGRFESGRSPYGLYDMAGNVAEWVADWYDADYYKNAPFKVPKGPEKGKFRVYRGGSWDDSSVNARVAKRFMAAPHQTSAVIGFRCAKGVPPGG comes from the coding sequence ATGAAGAAGGATGCGTTTTATTACGGATCGCTCATCGCCTTCGCTGCTTTTATTCTCATGATCGTTATCTTTATCTATGAAGCGTGGAAAACCAGCCGGTCGGATTCCAAAAATCAAGGCATTCCAGTAGACCAAACCCAAAAAGGAAAAAGCGGTTTCCAGGACTTCAGCCGGTACAAAACAATCCCGACGGAGGATGGTTCGGAAATGGTCTTGATCCCGGAGGGACCTTTCCAAATGGGCAGTCCGGCTTCGGGCGGGGATCTGGATGAAATGCCGCAGCATCCGGTTTACCTTCCGGCCTTTTATATCGACCAGAAGGAGGTCACCCAAGCGCAATTCTCGAAATTCTCGGTGGCCACCCAATATCCCAAGCCGGTGGTCCCCGTTTTTCAGGAGGATCTGTCCTTGATCACCAAGCCCGAACTGCCCGTGGTGGGTGTATCGTGGAATACCGCGCAAGATTATTGTCAGTGGGCCGAGAAACGGTTGCCTACCGAAGCCGAGTGGGAGAAAGCGGCGGGGGGCGACCAAAGCTTCCGATGGCCGTGGGGAAATGATTTTGTCGAAAAAGCGGCCAACCTTGCGGGGGAAGAGGACGGCTATAAATTTCTGGCCCCCCCAGGGCGTTTTGAATCTGGACGAAGTCCCTATGGGCTATACGATATGGCCGGTAATGTCGCGGAGTGGGTGGCCGATTGGTATGATGCGGACTATTACAAAAACGCTCCTTTCAAGGTTCCCAAAGGGCCCGAAAAGGGAAAATTCAGGGTCTATCGGGGTGGCTCCTGGGATGATTCTTCGGTTAATGCAAGAGTGGCCAAGCGTTTTATGGCGGCCCCGCACCAAACCAGCGCGGTCATCGGGTTTCGGTGCGCGAAGGGTGTCCCCCCGGGCGGGTGA
- a CDS encoding adenylosuccinate synthase: MPALVVIGTQWGDEGKGKIVDLLSERADGVVRYQGGHNAGHTVVLGQETFILHLIPSGILHPGKRCVIGNGVVVDPAALIEEAGHLEKRGIPIRGRLHVSSNAHLIMPYHKAIDKESERLKGARRIGTTGRGIGPAYVDKMARIGIRVGDLLEPDLFREKLTANLIEMNFLLEQTYKTERFDLEKVYREYMGYANEIRDYIVDTTVLLNQWIDEGKRILFEGAQGTHLDVDHGTYPYVTSSSATAGGACTGTGVGPTRISAVVGVVKAYTTRVGSGPFPTELKDDTGVQLQERGHEFGATTGRARRCGWFDALLVRYAVRINGLIGVAVTKLDVLDACQEINLCVGYRFRGKTFHDMPSSLTVQESCEPIYETVEGWQCSTIGIQRYEQLPVRAKDYLSRLEERIGCRIFLISTGTKREEAILLDDPYSLQGQNR, translated from the coding sequence ATGCCCGCGTTGGTGGTGATCGGAACCCAGTGGGGAGACGAAGGCAAGGGAAAGATCGTTGATTTGCTCTCGGAGCGAGCCGACGGGGTGGTTCGCTATCAGGGTGGACACAATGCGGGACATACCGTGGTGTTGGGCCAGGAAACCTTTATTCTCCATCTGATTCCATCCGGAATTCTTCATCCGGGAAAACGTTGCGTGATCGGTAACGGCGTCGTGGTGGATCCGGCCGCTCTGATCGAAGAAGCGGGTCATTTGGAGAAAAGAGGGATCCCGATCCGCGGCCGCTTGCACGTGAGCAGCAACGCCCATTTGATCATGCCCTACCACAAGGCGATCGATAAGGAAAGCGAGAGACTCAAAGGGGCCCGGCGAATCGGCACCACCGGTCGTGGGATCGGACCGGCCTATGTGGACAAGATGGCCCGCATCGGAATCCGCGTCGGGGATTTGTTGGAACCGGATCTTTTCAGAGAAAAACTGACCGCCAACTTGATTGAAATGAATTTTCTGTTGGAGCAGACCTACAAAACGGAACGTTTTGACCTGGAGAAGGTCTACCGGGAGTATATGGGATATGCGAATGAAATCCGGGATTACATCGTCGATACGACCGTGCTCCTAAATCAATGGATTGATGAAGGCAAGCGAATTTTGTTCGAAGGCGCCCAGGGGACCCACCTCGATGTGGATCACGGCACGTATCCGTACGTAACGTCATCCAGCGCCACGGCCGGCGGGGCATGCACCGGAACCGGGGTGGGTCCGACCCGCATCTCGGCGGTGGTCGGCGTTGTGAAAGCGTACACGACTCGGGTCGGGAGCGGTCCCTTTCCGACCGAGCTCAAGGACGACACGGGCGTGCAGCTGCAGGAGCGCGGCCATGAGTTTGGGGCGACGACCGGGCGGGCCCGTCGCTGCGGATGGTTTGATGCTCTTCTGGTCCGTTATGCCGTGCGGATTAATGGATTGATCGGGGTTGCGGTCACCAAGCTGGATGTATTGGATGCGTGTCAGGAAATCAACCTGTGTGTCGGTTACCGCTTTCGTGGAAAAACGTTCCATGACATGCCCAGCAGTCTGACGGTTCAGGAATCCTGCGAGCCGATCTATGAGACCGTGGAAGGCTGGCAATGTTCGACAATTGGAATCCAGCGGTACGAGCAACTGCCGGTCCGGGCGAAGGATTATTTATCGCGATTGGAAGAACGGATCGGATGTCGGATTTTTCTGATATCGACCGGAACGAAAAGAGAAGAGGCCATCCTATTGGATGATCCATACTCCCTTCAAGGCCAAAATCGTTGA
- a CDS encoding formylglycine-generating enzyme family protein, producing MSKYLIGIYLALVIAILVIIQIGIRQKSGPHEPERQETEQGYTPLATKLAKVEEESRKAELEVKQAKIGEDFESMVFIPAGEFFMGSNDGSYDAKPVRMVYLDGFSIDKYEVTFAQFYQFIGLTGHRKPRLAGYLSASVTEDIPLFIRAMNPVVGVSWDDAVEYCQWKGKRLPSEAEWEKAAKGTDKRKWPWGNEERSEYANLLGDDGAPYTAPVNQFRKDVSPYGVYDLAGNAMEWVADWFNQDSYRILPVSNPLGVSSGESRVIRGASWNDSIKRAQTSIRFKMSPEYRDVTIGFRCAKSGSPP from the coding sequence ATGAGCAAATATTTGATCGGCATTTATTTGGCGTTGGTCATTGCGATCCTGGTTATTATTCAGATCGGAATCCGCCAGAAATCCGGACCGCACGAGCCGGAGAGGCAGGAAACCGAACAGGGATACACGCCTCTGGCGACCAAACTGGCCAAGGTGGAGGAGGAGTCTCGGAAAGCCGAGCTTGAAGTAAAACAGGCCAAGATCGGCGAGGATTTCGAATCCATGGTTTTCATCCCCGCGGGCGAGTTTTTCATGGGCAGCAACGACGGATCCTATGACGCGAAGCCCGTAAGGATGGTCTATCTCGACGGATTTTCTATCGATAAGTACGAGGTTACCTTTGCGCAGTTTTATCAATTCATCGGACTGACCGGGCACCGGAAACCCCGGCTGGCCGGGTATCTTTCGGCGAGCGTGACAGAGGATATCCCGCTCTTCATCCGGGCCATGAACCCGGTTGTGGGAGTTTCCTGGGATGACGCGGTCGAGTATTGTCAATGGAAGGGAAAGCGCCTTCCGAGCGAGGCGGAATGGGAGAAGGCGGCCAAGGGGACCGACAAACGAAAATGGCCTTGGGGCAACGAGGAACGATCCGAATATGCCAATTTATTGGGGGACGACGGCGCGCCATATACAGCTCCGGTAAATCAATTCAGGAAGGACGTCAGCCCGTACGGAGTTTATGATCTGGCGGGCAATGCGATGGAATGGGTGGCGGATTGGTTTAACCAGGATTCATATCGCATTCTTCCGGTGAGTAACCCTCTGGGAGTCTCGTCGGGGGAGAGCCGGGTCATCCGCGGAGCGTCCTGGAACGATTCGATCAAGCGTGCACAAACCTCGATCCGTTTTAAGATGTCCCCGGAATACCGCGATGTGACGATCGGGTTCCGGTGTGCGAAGTCGGGATCTCCTCCCTAA
- a CDS encoding carboxypeptidase-like regulatory domain-containing protein — MKGFIIAIVMAGVVGLMSASMVSAYDEAPVPDGGTITGKISFKGAVPAPKEFDFAKFPNPKFCEQADSDGKGHRLVQQVNVKNGALADVVVFIEEIEKGKPFKFNGTDVKTNICRFQVQGGPSTLTGVVVKKAEIRILNTDADPNDPKAATGVLHNPHAYEMVGASSSTIFNLPLPEKGQVIKKPMILRKKESDVKIQCDQHNYMEVYFQPVTNPYYAIDNEDGTFAIDDVPPGTYELHAYHPILGTQEVKVTVPAKGKATADFTFAAK, encoded by the coding sequence ATGAAAGGGTTTATCATTGCGATTGTGATGGCAGGGGTGGTCGGTTTGATGAGCGCCTCTATGGTATCGGCCTATGATGAGGCCCCGGTGCCTGACGGCGGAACCATTACAGGGAAAATTTCCTTCAAAGGGGCGGTACCGGCGCCCAAGGAGTTTGATTTTGCAAAATTCCCCAATCCAAAGTTCTGTGAACAGGCCGATTCGGACGGGAAGGGCCATCGGCTTGTCCAGCAGGTCAACGTCAAGAACGGGGCCCTTGCGGATGTGGTGGTCTTCATCGAAGAGATCGAGAAGGGCAAGCCGTTTAAATTTAACGGGACGGATGTCAAAACAAACATCTGTCGGTTTCAAGTTCAAGGGGGTCCATCGACCTTGACGGGGGTCGTGGTGAAGAAAGCAGAGATCCGGATCCTAAACACCGATGCGGATCCGAATGACCCGAAAGCCGCCACGGGTGTGCTGCATAACCCCCATGCCTATGAAATGGTGGGTGCCAGTAGCTCAACCATCTTCAATCTTCCGCTTCCTGAAAAGGGGCAGGTCATCAAGAAGCCCATGATTCTCCGTAAAAAGGAAAGCGATGTGAAGATCCAGTGTGACCAGCATAACTACATGGAAGTCTATTTCCAGCCTGTGACGAATCCGTATTATGCCATCGACAACGAGGATGGAACCTTTGCCATTGACGACGTTCCTCCGGGCACGTATGAACTTCATGCGTACCATCCGATTTTGGGTACGCAGGAAGTTAAAGTGACCGTTCCGGCCAAGGGCAAAGCGACGGCCGATTTTACGTTTGCCGCAAAGTAA